In a genomic window of Verrucomicrobiia bacterium:
- a CDS encoding D-alanine--D-alanine ligase yields the protein MTQAWNITVMLGGPSAEREVSLASGAAVARALRSLGHRVTELDPQPCHWTLPDHTDLVFLALHGTYGEDGTVQAELDHMNVPYTGCGAEASRIAFDKVMTKNRCAATGVPVAKSLLLDSPDTPWPKNWTPPVVVKPVRQGSSVGLQFVDRVEDWPAALKESFKHDSHLLVEPRIIGAECTVGILGDRALPVVEVRPHSGAYDYRSKYTKGETDYLCPAPLDAETTARVQSAALGAFRAVGGRDYARVDVMVTAAGEPVVLEVNTLPGMTETSLLPKAAAAAGFTYEALCQRMVELAMARAMAAAL from the coding sequence ATGACGCAGGCCTGGAACATTACCGTCATGCTGGGCGGCCCGAGTGCGGAACGCGAGGTGTCGCTGGCCTCCGGCGCCGCCGTGGCGCGCGCCCTGCGCTCGCTTGGGCACCGGGTCACCGAACTCGACCCGCAGCCCTGCCACTGGACCCTGCCGGATCACACCGACCTGGTTTTCCTCGCGTTGCATGGCACCTACGGCGAGGACGGCACGGTGCAGGCGGAATTGGATCACATGAACGTGCCCTACACGGGGTGCGGCGCCGAGGCGAGCCGCATCGCGTTTGACAAGGTGATGACGAAGAACCGTTGTGCGGCGACCGGCGTGCCGGTGGCCAAATCGCTGCTGCTGGATTCGCCCGACACGCCGTGGCCGAAGAACTGGACGCCGCCGGTGGTCGTCAAACCCGTGCGCCAGGGTTCCAGTGTCGGCCTGCAATTTGTCGATCGCGTCGAGGACTGGCCGGCGGCATTGAAGGAATCGTTCAAGCACGATTCCCACCTGCTCGTCGAGCCGCGCATCATCGGCGCGGAATGCACGGTCGGCATTCTGGGCGACCGCGCCCTGCCGGTGGTCGAGGTGCGTCCGCATTCTGGCGCCTACGATTACCGCAGCAAATACACGAAGGGCGAAACGGATTACCTGTGCCCGGCCCCGCTCGATGCCGAGACGACCGCCCGCGTGCAGTCGGCGGCCTTGGGCGCGTTTCGAGCAGTCGGCGGCCGGGATTATGCGCGCGTCGATGTCATGGTCACCGCGGCGGGGGAGCCGGTGGTGCTCGAAGTCAACACCCTGCCCGGCATGACCGAAACCAGCCTGCTGCCCAAGGCGGCCGCGGCGGCGGGATTCACTTATGAGGCGCTGTGCCAGCGCATGGTGGAACTCGCGATGGCGCGCGCCATGGCGGCGGCATTGTGA